CAAGCTCGAGGCCGGGGCGGGCGAATGAGAACGACCGAGGCCCGAGCGTGGCTGAACCGGTACGCGGAACCGACGCCCGTCGATCTCGAAACCTGGCTCGACCGGGTGGAGGCCGCAGGCAAGCGGGACGATGCCGATTCCGGCCTGACCGCGTCCGACGGTGCGGGCACGCCTGAACGCGCCGGCGACGAAACGTGCGCGACCACCGCCCTAACCGTATGCGCGAGCTCCGCTCTGGCTTCGGCGATGTCCACGCCCGGACGGCACCGACCGGTCGCCTTCGATCTTCTGGCGGGCGGCGCCTTTGTGGGGTACGCCTGCGAATCGGCGCTACGTCGAGACAGCGAGCCGGTGCCGAAGCTCTGGGACATCGTCAGGTGGATGGCCGCGACCCGAGCCGAGGAGGAGGAGTGATCGACCTGACCGGCAAGAAAGCCCTGGTCACCGGGGGATCCCGCGGCCTTGGCAGAGAGATCGCCCTCATGCTCGCCGAGGCCGGGGCTTCGGTCGGAATCACCTACCGGAAGCGAACGGTCGACGCCGAGGCCACGCTGGGCGACCTCGGCGCTTGCGGCCCGGCCCCTTGGGCCTTCAAGGGTGATCTGGCGGAACGGGGCGAGACCGAACGGGTCGTGCGCGAGTTCGCCGATGCCTGCGGCGGTCTCGACATTCTCGTCGCCAATCACGGCGTCTGGCCGCCGGCGTCGGTGCCGGTCGGCGAGATGGCCGACGAGCAGTGGGAGCGCACGCTCGCGGTCAATCTGAGCTCGGTTTTCAGGCTCTGCCGGTCGGCGGTGCGAATTCTGGAAGACGACGGTCGCATCGTCCTGATCGGCAGCACCGCAGGTCAGCGCGGAGAGGCGTTCCATGCCGACTACGCGGCGAGCAAGGGCGCCATGTCGGCGTTCGTCAAGTCGCTCTGCGTCGAGCTCGGTCCCAGGGGCATTACGGTCAATTGCGCCGCGCCAGGCTGGATCGACACCGAGATGGCGGCTCCGGCGATGCGCGACGGAGGTCGCGAATCCATCGCCGCTCAGATTCCTATCGGTCGCGTCGCCGGCGCCCGCGACGTGGCGGGGCCGGTGCTCTTCCTCTGTTCCGAACTCGCCGGACACGTGACCGGCGAAGTCATGAACATCAACGGCGGATCGGTTCTAGCTGGATGACGCCGGACCTGCGACCGCCGAGGCCACCGGAGGAGCTCAAGGAGATCGCGCGGACCTTGGAACGAGCCGGACACGAGACCTGGGTGGTGGGGGGCGTCCTGAGGGATTGGATCATCGGGTTGAAGGGGGGCGACTGGGATCTGGCCACGGGGGCGCGGCCCGGGATGGTGCGTTCGCTCTTCCGGCGCACCGTGCCGGTGGGTTTGGATCACGGCACGGTAGGCGTGTTCTGGGGCGGAGGCAGGACCCTCTACCAGGTCACGACCTTCCGGAAGGACGTGGAGACCGACGGTCGCCGGGCGGTAGTCCGCTTCGCGGAGCGGGTCGAGGACGATCTCGCTCGACGCGACTTCACCATCAACGCGCTGGCCTGGCACCCCCTCAGAGACGAGTGGCTCGACCTTCACGGAGGCAGGCGAGACCTGGAGGCGGGGGTCTTGCGCGCTGTAGGCGTCGCGGAGGCCCGGTTCGGAGAGGATTTCCTGCGCATTCTCCGAGGTCTGCGTTTCGCCGGGCGGCTCGACCTCGGCATCGAGCCCCGGACCTGGAAGGCGATGTGCGCGACGGTGGAAAACCTCGTCCGCCTTTCTGCGGAACGGGTGCGCGAGGAGCTCGTCAAGGTTCTCTCGGATACCCGACCGGGCGTGGCGCTGAGACTCTACGCCGACAGCGGCGCACTTGGAGCGCTCTACCCGGAGATCGCGGCTTTCCCGGCACCGGTCTGGGAGGCGACTCTCGAAGCGGTCGACTATCTGCCCCCGACGAAGCCCTACCTGAGACTCGCAGCGCTCCTCCGCTCCTGCGGTCTCGTCGCGGTCGAAGGACTGGCGGAGCGGCTCAAGCTGTCGCGGGTCGAGGGCCGCATGCTCGTGTCCGTGGTGAAGGCGCTGCCGGTGCCCGCTCTCGCCGCATCCGACGCCGAGCTCCGGCGCTGGCTTTCCGAACACGGACGCGATGCGCTCGGGCCGGCGATCCAGCTCGAAATTGCGCACGCGGCGACCCGGGGCAAGGAGCTGCCGCGAACTCCCGACGGCGAGTCGGGCCCGGAGGCGGCGGATAACGACGGGCCGGATGTCCGGGCGCTGATCGGAGCGCTCAGGAGGATGCGGATCCTGCTGGACCGCGGCGATCCGCTTGGAGTTTCCGATCTCGCGATCACGGGCGACGATCTTTTACGCATGGGGATCGAACCCGGACCGCTTCTGGGCCGAACCCTCCGCCGGCTTCTGGAGGAAGTCATCGAAGATCCCGACATGAATCGGACCACGGTGCTGGAGACCCGAGCCCGCACCTGGGCAGCCCGTGGATAAGGGTGCTCGCGGCGACGGCGCGAAGCTGGTCCACGTGGACGGCCGGCAAGTCCCGAACTCGCGGGAGAGGGCCGTGCTCGTCGAAGTTCCCGACCGGAAGCTCTCTCCTCTCCTCGCCGACCGTCAGCTCGCCGAACTTCGCGGTCTGGCGTCGGCGGCCGGCGTCGAGGTGGCGGGCAGCCTCACTCAGCGCATCGTCAAACAGAACCCGAGATACCTCGTCGGTTCGGGCAAGGCCCTCGAGCTCGCGGCTCTGGTACGAGAGAAGCAGGCCGACCTCGTGATCTTCGATGAAGAGCTCACTCCCGCCCAGGCCAAGGAGCTCCACGATCTGACCGGGGTCCGGGTTCTCGACCGCTCCGAGCTCATCCTCGACATCTTCGCGACCCGAGCTCGATCCCGGGAGGCGCGCCTGCAGGTCGAGCTCGCGCAGTTGCAGTACATGCTTCCCCGCCTGCGCCGCATGTGGCAGCATCTCTCCCGCATCCGGGGCGGCATCGGTCTACGGGGTCCGGGCGAGACCCAGTTGGAGACCGACCGCAGGGCCATCGCCAAGCGGATCGCCGATCTCCGGGCCCGACTCGAAGAGGTGGATCGCTCGCGAGCCGTCCAGCGCAGCGGTCGCAAGGGGTGGTTCCGGGTCGCTCTGGTCGGCTACACCAACGTCGGCAAGTCCACACTTCTGAACACGATCGCCGGGGCCGACGTGAAGGTCGCCGATCAGCTCTTCGCGACGCTCGATCCCGCCACGCGCACGGCCGATCTCGGCGAAGGAAGGAGCGCGCTCGTGACCGATACGGTGGGCTTCGTCCGCAAGCTGCCCCACCACCTGGTGGCGTCCTTCCGCTCGACCCTGGCGGAGGCGCGGCAGGCCGACGCTGTCCTCCACGTCATCGACGCCTCCTGCTCCGAGTGGGAGGAGCGCTACCGGGTCGTGGACGAGGTGCTCGAGGCCATGGGCGTGGCTCGCGGCGGCGGACGCCGGCTGCTCGTCTTCAACAAGGTCGACCGGATCACGCACTCCGAAGAGTCCGTCCTGCGCGACCGGGCCCTCGAGTTGGAGCTGGCGCCTGCGGTATTCGTCTCGTCCCTCACCGGCGAGGCCGTGAATGGCTTGCGCACGGAACTCCTGGCCAGATCCCGCACCGGGCACGAGATCGTCGATCTCCGGGTGCCGGCCTCGGAGGGAGGAGAGGTGGCCGCGCTCTATCGAGAAGGCGAGGTGCTGAGCCGGCGGGACGAAGCCGGCTGGGTGAAGATGCGCGTGCGGCTTCCTCCTCGCGGCCTGGGTCGGGTGAGGTCTCGAGGGCTGGCGGTGGAGTGAGCCCGCGCAAGGGGAACCTGCGGGAGAGACGGAGTTACGTGGACCCGGAGACCGCTGCGAAGCCCGGCCGTCGCCTGCCGCTACCCAATTCGACTTCGGGGGTATCTCTGCGAGACCGCCGGTGTAGTCGGGAGTCGCGCGTCACATCGGAGCCCAAGGAGAAGCAGTGAGGTTATTCGTCAACGTCGATCACGTGGCGACCGTCAGAGAAGCCCGGCGCACCGACGAGCCCGACCCCGTCAGGGCGGCGGTCCTGGCCGAGATCGGAGGCGCGGACGGCATCACGGTGCATCTGCGGGAGGATCGCCGTCACATACAGGACTACGATGTCGAGGTCCTCATGCGCACGGCGGTGAAGCCCGTCAACCTCGAGCTCGCCGTCGAGCCCGGCATGGTCGAGCTCGCCCACTCCTGGCGGCCCGCCAAGGCCACCCTGGTTCCCGAAAAGAGGGAGGAGATCACCACCGAAGGCGGTCTCGACCTGGGCTCCCCCGACCGAATCCGGGCCGTCGAGCGCGCAACCGCTCGCCTGCAAGGGGCGGGCATCCAGGTTTCGCTCTTCATCGATCCCGCCGAGGCCGCCATCCAAGCAAGCGGCGAGGTCGGCGCCCGCGCGGTAGAACTCCATACCGGCGAGTACGCGAACGCCTCCGGAGCCGCGCGGACCGCCGAGCTCGAACGCCTTCGCCGAGCTGCGCGGGCGGCACGCGAGTTCGGATTGATCGTCCACGCCGGCCACGGCCTCACCTACGTGAACGTCGCCCCGGTGGCAGCAATCCGCGAGATCGAGGAGCTCAACATCGGCCACTCGATCGTTTCACGGTCGGTGATGCACGGAATGAAGTCAGCGGTCGAGGACATGAAGTCGATTCTGACTCGGTCGGACTAGGGCGCCCGGACTGCCGTGGAGGCCGACGCACAGACTCGACTGTCGACCGGACGGTCCGTTGCCGGTATCGTCGGGGCGTGTCTCGCTCTGGCCGTCGGCGGGTTCTTCATGTGGTGGGCTCTTCGCCAGGTCGATCCCGCCGAGGTGTGGAACGCGATCCGGGGAGCGCACGGCGGACTCCTCGTCGCAGCCGTCGCGGTGGCCACCTCCGGCTTCTTCCTGCGCGCGCTGCGCTGGCGGGTCCTGCTGGAGCCGGTCTCCACGGGCGTCGGGCTCGGTCCGCTCTTCGCTGCGGTCGCGGTCGGTTTCATGGTCAACAACATCTTCCTGTGGAGGCTGGGCGAGATCGCGCGCGCGTTCGTCCTAGCCAAACGGAGCTCGGTCAGCTTCGCCTCCAGCCTAGGGAGCCTGCTCGCCGAGAGAGTCCTCGACATGCTGACGCTCTTCGTCTTCCTCCTCGTTCCTCTCGCTCTAGCTTCCTTCCCCACCGACGGGGTGCTCGCCACCGGCACGGGGGGCAGGCTCTTCCGGGGCGGACTCGCGGCGCTGGGTCTGGCCGGGCTGGCGACGGCGCTTCTGGTCCTCTTCCCCCGGCTTGTGCGCGGCGTCGTCGAGGTGGGGGTCGGGTTTTTGGGCGGCGGACCGCTGCGGGATAGGGTGACGGGAGCGATCCTGGGTGCGCTCGGCGACTTCCTGGGGGCGATGAGCGGCCTCCGAAGTCCGGGCGTCCTCGCCCGTGCG
The Gemmatimonadota bacterium genome window above contains:
- a CDS encoding pyridoxine 5'-phosphate synthase, coding for MRLFVNVDHVATVREARRTDEPDPVRAAVLAEIGGADGITVHLREDRRHIQDYDVEVLMRTAVKPVNLELAVEPGMVELAHSWRPAKATLVPEKREEITTEGGLDLGSPDRIRAVERATARLQGAGIQVSLFIDPAEAAIQASGEVGARAVELHTGEYANASGAARTAELERLRRAARAAREFGLIVHAGHGLTYVNVAPVAAIREIEELNIGHSIVSRSVMHGMKSAVEDMKSILTRSD
- a CDS encoding flippase-like domain-containing protein; translation: MEADAQTRLSTGRSVAGIVGACLALAVGGFFMWWALRQVDPAEVWNAIRGAHGGLLVAAVAVATSGFFLRALRWRVLLEPVSTGVGLGPLFAAVAVGFMVNNIFLWRLGEIARAFVLAKRSSVSFASSLGSLLAERVLDMLTLFVFLLVPLALASFPTDGVLATGTGGRLFRGGLAALGLAGLATALLVLFPRLVRGVVEVGVGFLGGGPLRDRVTGAILGALGDFLGAMSGLRSPGVLARATGWSFAIWGWSAYAFYLGMKSFGIDTGWVSALFTQATVGWFAAIPGPPGFVGNFHAAVKFALADTWGADPVGVLGLAFGLHLGGWIPITVIGLAYAARFGLVRRGGLQGLRSSRTEEARAETGCAEDSPAGELSGGG
- a CDS encoding SDR family oxidoreductase, giving the protein MIDLTGKKALVTGGSRGLGREIALMLAEAGASVGITYRKRTVDAEATLGDLGACGPAPWAFKGDLAERGETERVVREFADACGGLDILVANHGVWPPASVPVGEMADEQWERTLAVNLSSVFRLCRSAVRILEDDGRIVLIGSTAGQRGEAFHADYAASKGAMSAFVKSLCVELGPRGITVNCAAPGWIDTEMAAPAMRDGGRESIAAQIPIGRVAGARDVAGPVLFLCSELAGHVTGEVMNINGGSVLAG
- the hflX gene encoding GTPase HflX, producing MLVEVPDRKLSPLLADRQLAELRGLASAAGVEVAGSLTQRIVKQNPRYLVGSGKALELAALVREKQADLVIFDEELTPAQAKELHDLTGVRVLDRSELILDIFATRARSREARLQVELAQLQYMLPRLRRMWQHLSRIRGGIGLRGPGETQLETDRRAIAKRIADLRARLEEVDRSRAVQRSGRKGWFRVALVGYTNVGKSTLLNTIAGADVKVADQLFATLDPATRTADLGEGRSALVTDTVGFVRKLPHHLVASFRSTLAEARQADAVLHVIDASCSEWEERYRVVDEVLEAMGVARGGGRRLLVFNKVDRITHSEESVLRDRALELELAPAVFVSSLTGEAVNGLRTELLARSRTGHEIVDLRVPASEGGEVAALYREGEVLSRRDEAGWVKMRVRLPPRGLGRVRSRGLAVE
- a CDS encoding CCA tRNA nucleotidyltransferase produces the protein MTPDLRPPRPPEELKEIARTLERAGHETWVVGGVLRDWIIGLKGGDWDLATGARPGMVRSLFRRTVPVGLDHGTVGVFWGGGRTLYQVTTFRKDVETDGRRAVVRFAERVEDDLARRDFTINALAWHPLRDEWLDLHGGRRDLEAGVLRAVGVAEARFGEDFLRILRGLRFAGRLDLGIEPRTWKAMCATVENLVRLSAERVREELVKVLSDTRPGVALRLYADSGALGALYPEIAAFPAPVWEATLEAVDYLPPTKPYLRLAALLRSCGLVAVEGLAERLKLSRVEGRMLVSVVKALPVPALAASDAELRRWLSEHGRDALGPAIQLEIAHAATRGKELPRTPDGESGPEAADNDGPDVRALIGALRRMRILLDRGDPLGVSDLAITGDDLLRMGIEPGPLLGRTLRRLLEEVIEDPDMNRTTVLETRARTWAARG